The sequence below is a genomic window from Lolium perenne isolate Kyuss_39 chromosome 4, Kyuss_2.0, whole genome shotgun sequence.
ACGGGAGTTCCGAGCAGAACATTTGCTCCCGCCAACCCTTTTTGTTCCAATAGGGTAGTGCTACAAATGTTTGGTCTAAATCCAGGTCTGTGGAGCATTTGGGCTCGGGATCGATGGGGTATTGCTGCATCCGAAATTGACCATCTCGCAAATGTACGGTTTGGGATGTTTTTTTTATCTGCTACTGCATACTATAGATTAGTTTCTAGTTTTGCCCCGAATGAGGTATCTGCTAGATATGCTCTTAGGGACGCTCGAATGAAAACCCGCGTCCAGTAGCAACCTCAATAGTGCCATTGTGTTTGACACCTCCCAATACTTTGCCTCAAACTTCTAGACTAACCTCGATGGATAGAAAGTGGACTGGGGCCACAACGGGCAAGCGGGCCACATGGGATAGGCCCACATGTAATGCAAGGGGGTGCCCTCGGGAGCGATCAATTGGGGGTTTTGTGTCTTGTGTCCGACATTACATACATAGGCGCGCACATGAGGTGCCTAGCCACAAAACATCCAGGGAGTGGTGACTAGGTATTCATTGTCATATGTGCGTTAGTGTGTGCCATAGAAGATCATGGGAGTGGACTAGTAGCCAATCCATCAACCAGCAGCTACATCACCCCACATAACCATGTTTTTTCATCAACTATAATGAATAAATTGCAAAGAAGACCAAATTATGAAAGTTTCCTAAGTGGCAGCACTCTATTGATGTAGTTGTCGGACGTTATATGGGTGCACGACGGGATATGCTCTTATGACACCAAAATTCCACGGAAAAGTGCTTGGAAACACCAGACTAATTTCTAGTAAAAATCAAGCGCCTAGCTCGGGAAAATAAATGGTTTGCTCTGCCCTTCTACTCCAACACATCTCTTCCACCACGTTTTCTTGTTCTCTTCGCAAGGGCCCGTTCTCAGGGTATCATACCTTCCTTTTCGTAGTTCCTCTTCCCTGAGATCCTCCATCACTTGCCGTGTTTTCCCCGCGAACTTCTCCTTTGAATCAAGAAGGTTACTTCGTGGTGGAGCTCGAGTTCATGATGTCGAGGTTCGAGAAGGCACTACGTGTATGGGGATGGTTCTAGTGGCACCTGATCTGTCTCCACGTGGCTCAAGCAAGCCAAATTTGTGGTCGGGGAGCCCGAGCCAAGGAAGGGTAGGTGGCTCCACCATTGATGGTTAGAGGTGTGTGAAACTAAAGTGTTTTGAAATCGCATAAGGCATTTTAACATGCTGCAAGTTTTTCTTGTGTGAGGATGAGTGACATGTTGTAAAGGTTTTGGGTTTATGCCTCGAGAAGAGGTTTCCTCGTGTTGCAAACACATTTCTATGGTGATGCTTGTTTGTTCAAATTTGATACATTCTGTTGCCCTCTCGTGTTGTGACTATGGAGACACATTTTCCGGGCATTCGTTGCAATGGACGGGGATTAGTTGTATACACGGTTATTTTTTATGCGTTGGCGGATTGGAGACCTTGTAAGACCTTTGTGATAGCGGGGGGGTAATTGTTGTGCGGACGAGTTTACCGTCTGACTTACCAACGAAGGTGAATCTGAAGGTGGGATGGTGGGGAGCTGCTAATTTCTCCTCCATTGCAGGTAGGTGGCTGGCGCCTGGCGCTCATCCAATTTCACCCTCTCGCGGATTGTTTTTCTCGGAGCTCTCCACGTGTCCACCTTTGGCGAGCGCACGTTAACTAGAGGATGGCCTGCAGTGCAAAAGCCGGATCTATATATCTATGAAACAAAAAAGAATTAGGTGCGAGGACGATTACAAAACGCACAAGCTGAGATTTGGAGCACGCCATAGCACTCCACCTAGCACTGTAGCAGGCAGCCCATAGATCGACCCATCGCTAGGTAGAGTAAAGAAGAGCTGAGGAGTAGCATTGGCGTCTCCTGCCCAGAATCAGCGAACGACGATAGTTTATCAGGGATCAGGCGCAGAACACAAGGTTCATGCACGTCGCACGCAGAACGGAAGGACGCGGCGTGGTTTTGGAGTGCGGAGGCCGCCGCCAGCCGTGGCCGTGGCCGTGGCTTCTTCGCGGCTGCTTCGGCCGGCTGAGCGAGCGTCAGTGGCGTGGGTGGGATGGCGCGCGCCCACCACCGTCCGTATCCGTCGCCACGCACCCATCGCCGAGCCCACTTGCGATCTCTCGCTGTCTCGCGCGGATTGCCCTTTAAAATCCATCGGCGTCCACATGCCCCAAATAcgcacgccgccgtcgccgtccccGTCGCCGTCGCAGTGTTCGGCCCCGCCACCGCGCGCGTGGAGAGAAGCTTCTAGCGCCGGTACAAATTTGAGGCCGCTAGGAGCTATGCGCTTTTCTTTCTCGCGCGCGGAAAGAAAATCTACCGTGACGTACTCCTAGGATGAAGTTATCTTACTACTAGACTAGATCGTCGCATGACGTACGATGAATATTCCACAATCTTTAGTCTGGTGTCAATTAAAGGCTAGCTCATGCTGGTAACTAAAAGTGACAAGTGATCGATCGATCTTCCTCCCGGCGCCTGTCCAACCTTGCATGCAAGAAAAAAGAGGCATGATTCCAAAAGATTGTTCCATCGTTGCATCAATTGCACCCGTCCATTTCATATTTGTCTTCGTTGATTTAGGTAATAGCGCAAAGTTGTATACGTCGGCGATAACTAATGTGTGAAACGGGGGAAGGCTCATTTTGTAGCCGATAAACGAAGGCACAATTCTTTTTCgaaatttgggggggggggggggggggggggggtttgcaGCCGTTTTGTTACAAAGTTTCAGAAGTTCAGTAGTAGTTGTACATCTCATGGATCGCACATGGTGAACATAAATATTAACTAGCGAAAAAACATGAAATTAAGCGACAATGCATCTTGTGTTCTTCTATAAAGCTGTCTACCATCTTTGTTGTAAAAAAGCCCGAGCAACCTTCTCCATTGGCATGCATCCAGAATACTTATGGGTCCGTTACGCCCCCGGCGGAATATAGCACCACATGTGAATCCAATGTGTACATATACCGATAACCTGTGAAAAAGAATGAGCATACATGTTCTCGTTGAAATAATGTCACTTTCAGCGATTTCAAATAGCCCACATCGAACCACAAATACCCGTTGGGCTATGTTATTTCGTTGTTTTCTCTACCTTCACTTAGCTAATTCCAAAACATATTTATAATATTAACTACTGGTGAAATATAAAAAAATACGTTGAACAAACCAAGACGAACGAAGGGACaataaaaaaaataaagacaTGCTGAGCTTATCGTTTTAGATTCGCTATGAAAAATAAGGTAGGAAAACTAATTTGTATCATAAGCCGTGAGCATGTCACAATGCAAACAGCAGAGGTTTAAGCAATCTATTCTTGGCATGATACAATGAGTTAGGTGGAACATGACAATGTTCACGGGTTTGGTTACTCAAACGAAATCAAAATTCTGAGATTCCTAAGAACCTCTTCATACTTGCAAAAACAAAACTATAGATTTTGCCCAATTTGATCAGACTACTACACAGGGATTGGGTGAAATCCTGCCGTCTGCCATCAAGCTGCCCCATTTCCAGCGCACTAGCTGTGCGCGAATATTCCAGCTGAGAACGAACTTGGATTGGATCATCCACTGAAGCATATATAAGCACGGATCGACGTCCTTATCCGCATCCACATGGCCGGATTAAAGTTGAAGCACACTCACCTCATCGATCGGGGTTTCGATTAATAGCACGTTGAGGCCGGAAGCGGTACCACCCCACCATCGCCACTTGCCAAGCTTTAAATAAGCTTGTGTTTTGTTTTGTAGCCGTGGGAAACGTTTGGCCGAGCTTGGCCGGATCCACGTACTGTTTCGACGTGCATACCTGAACGGTTCGGCAGGATAAAAACAAAGCGAACCAAACATGACCATGACGCTTTTACTATCTCCGTGTATTATTATGATGTCAGGCATACGTGCCCTCGAGGTAAGCTAGCTCTCGGTTTAAATATACTACCACTGGCCGGCTATCCTAATGTAGATCCTGATGGAGTGATGTGTCTACAATTTGCACACTCTTATATGATCATATATCTCTTTTGCAAGTGAggtacatggttgagacttcagaAATCTCGCCGAAAAACGGTTATTCTGCTTACCGCCGACAAAAGTTCATACCAGACGAAATATatgttggattattaggcaatttccgtgtgagtttaattactgaaagcaacattacagatgcacaagtatacttaaccatacacaccagactaagcacatgcatcagatctgaacatggaacaagtagcagtgcaaggtaggagagggaaatcacgtacatcgcgaccgggaaggtcgcaccagcagtagcaccaccaccaccatgggagttgttgatgtcgcccatggtgtagtcgaagTCGTCGATGAAGCAGACGAACCGACGAAGATgaacacgaacagcagcgagcagtcgcgccgagacgctccccaaaaaccttatcgcccgtctcccggtgcaggatctcaatggacggggtttcggaggcctgctctcccggacggctgtgcacgcagtcaccgggatggggaagactagagagtagcacagcaaaaggaacttcacgagagagatctaagagcactgttttccagatctgatcgatctccttgtatagcccgggaggaagccgacccgaccgcgttgacacgcATAGGAAGCCaaggacacgcggcgagcatgcacatgcaggtcgacacatacccaacacagttggtgcaccaagcaaaaatttaggcttccttgagtgtgtctcgaactcgaactcgagtcacgaaacgcgacgtgcatgacgtgacgtgacgtgacgtgacgagccgagacgggcgggcggaggaggaggagtgcgcgagggctccttctattctcactcacttggaatgactagaacagcagcccttatataccactccaactctctcccaactagcaatgtggaactaaactttgtcccccaaggctgtcccaagctgccaacgtgatgggccttgagatttcaggaattgtagaccatATGGGTtgccttattgggctgcagcccatctacattcaacaatatATGGGTATTTATATAATTTGCTTGATCTTAAATATTTTAGAATTTTTTGGATAgatttataaatttatttgaaaaaTCTCGAGCGGTATTTTGAACAGTAATTCTAGTATTCCAAAAACCGATAATACCGTGCCCATTGCTGTCTTTTTGCAACCGAGAAAATAACATTGGATACACAACGGTGGCCACAAAGCACTGCCCCTCCATTTCATAAATCCTATCATAGATTTACTATAGATTTTAACTAAAACCGCGATAAAATTTGTGGAAGGAGGGAGTAATCATTAATGATTTGGTAAATATAGTCACTCTGTTTGAATGAATAATATGCGTGTTCCAAGATCTATCTATGACAAGAATTAGTATGTATATATATGGGATGTTTGATATAGAGTCGGTATCATTAAAAAACTTTTTTAAACATGAATCTAACAATATTAATTGTGATGTATAATCGAGATATTGTTGCTCAAATCTTCCGATCAAATTTCGTCTTGAAAGGCTTGTGCACCTTATTCATATGAACGGAAGTAATAATTGACTAGGCACTTTCATCATATTGGTGTTTTGGTTGAACCGCTCGTAGCATGCAATTCCACACGGTTCTGGGTTCAAATTCTAGCCAATGCAACATTAAAAAAAATTACGGCCTCCCTATAACATCCAATGATCCACATCCAAAAAATAAGGCATCGGGTCTAGACGTAAGGTGAGTTGAATATGATTGCCTAAACTATTCCATCACATCGATCTTTTGGTTAAACTAGTTAGAGCATACAATTCTACATGATTTGGTTTAAACTCGAGCAATTCTCTTGGTGTACCCGACATCAGTTCCAAATGACCCTGCTCATTTAGAAAAACGAAGCACCAAATCTTAGGGAATGTTTAGTTGGTGCCCAAATTTGCCCTCCAATTTTTTGGCAGCCCATGAAATTTTTATCCTTGTTTGATTGGTTTCCTATGAAATGTTGCCAATGGGTTGTTTTGATTAGAGCCTCGAGTTGCCGTGCAAAAAAAAAGGCGTTAACTGAGCGGTTTGTTGGCGGCATCCAAATGGCCCCAACTCTTCTCACATTCTCTTTACAAATGTTGCCAACTTTTTGGCCAACATTTGGGCTAAGGAATCTCTAACCAATATTTAGGCTAGGCaatggttagagcatctccaccggcgcccccgaTAGCGGTTCCTATAGCATTTTGGGGGCCGGCAgtgaaaatgggctcgcaccggtgcgccccaaacggcgccggccaattttcgagcccaatagaatcggcGGCAACCCCGTGctggccccttcgccaagggcgcgaattgGGCGCGCCGGCACCTCGTGGCACGTCTGAAAACGAGTGTGGGCTCCGCCTGGTAGCATGACACACCGTTTTCCCACCTCCTACACACGCCCAAAccgactcccacccctctagatcgccaccgtcgtcgtcgccgccgcgcccaccctgcttgcaatagacaccgccGACTGTCTAGGAATCGCCGTCCATCGACACGGCTGCCACCCCCTCGACCGACGGCCGTTGTTTTGCCCGGAACAGAGCTCGCCGCCACCGCGATAGTATCGccccgcccgcaaggtgttcgtccgattgccgcgatggacatcgacgacgagatgatggtgcagTTGTTCACGGAGGAACAGAACGCTCAGGCTGTTcggcggcaacagcagcagctgatTCTGACGAACATGTTGCTCGTTCGCCAGCCTTTCTTCGTCGTGCCTTTGCGCGGCGGCTCAAAGCCaggcaagaggaggaacatcaaccgGCATCGTGAAGCCGGCGCAATGCTGCTTGACGTCGACTACTTCAATGACGACGCGACTCATTCGCTGAAGGAATTTTGGCCccggtttaggatgaacaaggacATGTTCTTGAAGATTGTCCACGACGTCACGGAGTACGACACATACTTCACGGCCAAGAAAGATTGCACAGGTTTGTGGGGCTTTACCTCAATTCAGAAGTGCACTGTTGCAATACGCTGTCTTGCATAcggagctcctccagatacagCCAATGACTACCTACGGATGACAGAGTCGACATGCACAGAGACTCTCTACAGGTTCTGTCGAGCCGTCGTAGCGGTGTTTGGTAAAgactatttgagagcaccaagagCAGATGATACAGATCAGATCTTGCAGAAGAATGCAGCAagagggtttcctgggatgctcaGAAGCATTGACTGTATGCATTTGGGATGGAAGAATTGCTCTTTTGCTTGGCAGGGGATCTACAAGGGCCATACTAGTGAGTGCAGTGTCATTATTGAGGCGGTGGCAGACCAGGAGCTTTGGATTtggcaggaacaaacaatgatatcaacatgctgcagcgctctccggtgtttgccaggctagctgagggacaagctcctgctgtgaactttgaggtaaacggccacgcatacaacaaggggtactatctagctgatggtatctacccgacgtatgctacatttgtgaagacaattccctctccatcaaacgagatggaagcctattttgcaacatgccaggaagcagcacgcaaggatgttgagcgtgattttggggtgcttcagcagcgttttgccattgtcaggtaccctgctctcacttggtcCGAGACAcatatgtgggaggtgatgaacgcctgtgtgatcatccataacatgatcattgagagcgagcgTGACACACATGTGCaggatgatcatccatttgattatcaagggcCACTAGCTGAGGTAGAGCATGTGCCCCAAGAATTTGCTGCTTTTCTTCATATGCACAATGAAACTCGAGATGCAGGTGTCCATGCACAGCTGAAGGCGGATCTAGTTGCGCATTTGTGGGcaaggagaggagcagccaacTGAAAGaatatctctcacattatgttttgtgtgtttgatgtcaatatatgtgatacactaatgtttgtttaagtggtacagggattacatagatacattttcatgtgtgttggatgtggtcagttctgTCAAAAGAAAGCAGAAAaagttcatcaggccggataatccgggccggatattgtggaaatatccggcccccagttttcgACTAAATCTTTGAGGAAAAACAAGtcggtataggggccggacatttgcccggatattgtcccggttttgttccagggccggaatatccgggccggactttttggaaatatccggggccctcgaatttggctaaggacctgaagaaaaacaagtctggcatagggccggacatttggccggattttgtcatggttttgtcccgaaggccggattatccgggggggcggatta
It includes:
- the LOC127347271 gene encoding uncharacterized protein, with the protein product MMVQLFTEEQNAQAVRRQQQQLILTNMLLVRQPFFVVPLRGGSKPGKRRNINRHREAGAMLLDVDYFNDDATHSLKEFWPRFRMNKDMFLKIVHDVTEYDTYFTAKKDCTGLWGFTSIQKCTVAIRCLAYGAPPDTANDYLRMTESTCTETLYRFCRAVVAVFGKDYLRAPRADDTDQILQKNAARGFPGMLRSIDWDLQGPY